ATTAATCCATGCACTTCTTTCCCATGGTCACTACACAGGAGCATAGAAATTATTAAAACCTAGGTATTCACTTCAGGGTATTTACAATTTAGTATGAAAGGAGCAGTTCTTTATTTctcgctctctttttttttggtaatgggGTATATTATACAACAATATAATCAATATGctataaaatttttgtttagaAATCCCTGAATTAAGCTGGTGGTCCATAATATCCAgtgataaaatataaattaaaattgttttgttcatttgtttaatttGAACTCAAAGATTGCTTACTTATCATCTCTAAATACCTGTCAAATAAATAGCTTACCTGTCATCTCTAAATACCTGTCAAATAAtttcccgtgtggagctggcccacatgcagcgctgatgcgcgcaaggagtgccgtgccactcaggggtgcccctcgcgtaggggagccccatgcgcaaggagtgcgccccataaggagagccacccagcgcaaaacaaagttcagcctgcccaggaatggcaccgcacacacggagaactgacgcagcaaagatgacgcaacaaagagacacagattcccagtgccgctgacaacaatagaaacaaagaagaacaagaagcaaaatgaacacagagaacagacaactgggcgtgggtggggggagggagagaaatttttttaaaaacacattaaaaaacaaaatttcccCTGACAGATATTGTATTTATGACACTAGATTCAAGTTAGCACTATTCGTTTTGATACACAGTCTCAACTTTTTAATTTGCACAAAATGGGAACTTTACCCAGGTTCATTTCCATCCTGGGCCATTTTACCCCTCAAAAGATAACCTATCATTACCATGATTGGCTTGTCCACTGGACTCCTGAACTCCTGAAGTCAAGCTTCCTGAGtgttctcttaatttcttttttactctGTGAACATTTAGCTTTATCTGGATTAACATGGTTATGATGTATTGATTGTTTAGAGGATGGGGTTTTTTGTCAAATTGGTAAGAAATTAATAAGAttgatgctttatttttttcctctcattttaaGATATAACCTAGATCTTTGGAACCACAGAACTTGTAAGAGGTAAATTTGATGGCCAAAGATAGTATCCTCCTTCCTAGGGAAGTTCTGCAGAAATGACCGCTTCCTGGAGCTCACCCCATTCCAAATGATTCAGAAGTGGGAGCAGGAGAGGAATTAGGCAttggggttgtttgtttgtttttaaaattctttatatgATTCTAATATGCAACAATGGTAAGAATCACTAACCTAGAAGGGGAAAGTACGATTAGGGTcgtatttgggggaaaaatatgaCCAAAATAAATGCTCAGTAAGGGTTAAATGTGGCCTAGTCTTTACCTAGTATGCCCTGTGTCAGTTTCAGTCAATAGTTAGAAAGTGTCTCAAATcaatttttgtaatatatttaattGAAGATGAAAGTCAACTTAAATGTAAGTCAATATTTTACTTGAAGCTAACTTTTTTAAAGGTTGTCCTATTTTCCAAAGTAGACCAGCtcacacatactcacacacatacacatacacacaccttcCTTTCTCATATGACATTGGATATTcctgaaaatgtaaaaaatagaTACAAAAAATAGGTAATTTATTAGGCCACTTTGGTCAAAAATTAGACTCTTGAGTATTTGCTATTAATAATCCATCATTAATATTTACAGAAAAGATATATGTTACTCTTAAACAGTGAGACACAACATTCACACTAAGCCTTCTggtatggctataaatttcatctGTTTTAGTTGTGCCCTGTTTCTTATTGATCTTTACATTGTGTTTCCTATGATAATAAAGTGAGTACAAGTATACAAAGTCACAGTTTTAactagttttaatttttctacaaaattttaatttttaatttcatgtttaTAATAGGAAAACACTTTTTTATGTGTGCTATATGTAAAGACAAAAACATCTAGCCTAAAATTAACAATGTCGAAATATGAACTGGTATGGATTCTGCCACATCAGGCAAAGAAGGTACCATTAGTCTGTACAGTTCAACATGATGCATTAGGAATTGAATGTCTATTAGTTGTTGAGCATAGCTTGGCTCTGAGGACACACTGAAACTTGTCAGAGTTcaattaattatatttaaagaTCATCTAACTACTCTTGCTACAAAGGGAATACTTAACTATCCTTTTTTACCTCTGTTAGCCAGTTCCCTCATCTCATCTTTAAAACATTCCCCAAATAGTCGGTTGCtttattagctttttaaaaatattcagtgtcAAGACAAAAATGCACAGTTTAAGTCATTTAGTAAGAAGGCatacttcttcccttccatctGCTTGATTCTAAATTGTAAGGCCGGCCACAACCAATTTTAGACCATCAGACAATTTGGCATTAAATACCAAACTGACTTCATTTTTACTCCATAACCTTACTCATTGCTACTTTGCATTTTTCATCATTAAAACTTCTGTTAGTAAGTTTTTCAGTtccttcttcatcttttctttcccttGTAGCTGTGGGCATGCCAGCAGATTGCATCATTAGGTTGGGTCCTGTAAACTGTTTTGCTCTTTTCCAAGTGTCTGATTCAGCAGGCCATAAACCACTGCTTGCCAGAAAATCGCCATTGCTTCTAGGCTGACGCTTTCCGGCTTGTTTTTGTCTGATAGATGAAACTTGGTTTGCCAGAATCACAGTTGATAGAAATAGAAGAGTGCAGATAAGAAAAAGCACTGCAATTATAATTAAGCAAACTAGCACagccattttgttgttgttttcctcacAGACATCCTTTTTGAAAATTTCACTGTGGTTTTTGCTTATGTTGCTCTGTGCTGCTAGAGAACTGTTCCTGAAAACAGAAGGTATATAAAGGTCGTCTTCAGATTTAGGAGTTAAAGATATAATGTGAGACGGTGTTGCTATTTCAGTTATTTTCGTAGAATTAACTTTATAATCTACTTCAGAAGTTGTAGGGTTTGCATTAGTGTTTTCCCGTTGGTTTCTCCCTGTCTTGTTTTGAATAACTGGATCCCAGACAGTAGTATTATCAGCCCATAGGTGGGTATAGTTTGCTTTTGTTCCAGGAGACAGAGAAATAATTGTTGTCATCACAAAGGTAAGATAATGGTAATATCCTGTGAGTTCCATGTCTGTGAGTATACTGGATATCTGTTGGGATAACAGTATAATTTGTTAATGAGTTTGGTAATTGTAGGTGAAAGACAGGTGATAATACAACATGCA
This genomic stretch from Dasypus novemcinctus isolate mDasNov1 chromosome 21, mDasNov1.1.hap2, whole genome shotgun sequence harbors:
- the EVI2A gene encoding protein EVI2A, with amino-acid sequence MCCSCSGKEMCHLWFGFKSGKLAVHILFLLQIYFKVHNLQVYSSLNYLEAVLQDKKRSDLLKITLYSDFDQAFCKISSILTDMELTGYYHYLTFVMTTIISLSPGTKANYTHLWADNTTVWDPVIQNKTGRNQRENTNANPTTSEVDYKVNSTKITEIATPSHIISLTPKSEDDLYIPSVFRNSSLAAQSNISKNHSEIFKKDVCEENNNKMAVLVCLIIIAVLFLICTLLFLSTVILANQVSSIRQKQAGKRQPRSNGDFLASSGLWPAESDTWKRAKQFTGPNLMMQSAGMPTATRERKDEEGTEKLTNRSFNDEKCKVAMSKVME